Proteins co-encoded in one Campylobacter ornithocola genomic window:
- the flgE gene encoding flagellar hook protein FlgE, translating into MMRSLWAGVSGLQAHQYAMDVEGNNIANVNTFGFKYSRADFSTLMSQTSKIATAPDGDLGGKNPMQVGLGAGVNSTTRIHSQGNIQTTDKNTDLAINGDGFFIVSNDGGVTQFYTRAGDFKTDAVGNFVDNNGYTVQGWNYNQETGQIDSSKSVEDIVIPPGMSMPARPSSIVKLTANLDSGNTLGSNASAKRPIYALDSTHGRRDDTGTAIDENDTGHTEFYTTSKTGAQVTEKGVDMGVVFNAKGEGLNLREGQGIWVSYADAKHTSNIAMSPDLPTEQAQMQDNTQYTFWGFKDANGDSHPAKLNITINGVNIQAEGVGRDTFLNAINAKTAETGVVASIVDGKITFTNDNSTGTTSKSKNLNIQIHADTTAGAQVETRANASTGDVATPPLLTANGTADRAWLGTDDGQPNGAAKMNVQVVTAHEYIYSKNGVDIGANPNPTNNPPQNMPTMNGQRVFHTTEDLRELLQRDARWGVDYDGDGTLEGAQNNGGFGDDANPLVEVVVESDGRFKITNPKGDNSKDMTFKVTGYSNETNKIATNDKFTAMFSALDGNFNAGNNEKYSQDMYLSAHTASIEIFDSLGSRHELTVQFTKQTKTADGGAEWSIIISVPEPAEINFSGDGAPGNIVVGNLRFGNDGSLQSYTPNVLNFTGNNGSKPDQVVKLDFGTTGAFDGLTSYDKDSATTKQETDGYTGGNLKPDALRTDENGYIYGEFTNGKTLALAKVALASFPNNMGLEEIGNNLFKATANSGNATIGHAGEGGRGGLKSSAIEMSNVDLSRALTELIVIQRGYQANSKTITTSDQLLNTLLQLKQ; encoded by the coding sequence ATGATGAGATCTCTTTGGGCTGGAGTTTCAGGACTTCAAGCACATCAATACGCAATGGATGTAGAAGGTAACAACATAGCCAATGTTAATACATTTGGTTTTAAGTATTCTCGTGCGGATTTCTCAACACTTATGAGCCAAACTTCTAAAATAGCTACTGCACCAGATGGTGATTTAGGTGGTAAAAACCCTATGCAAGTTGGGCTTGGTGCAGGTGTAAATTCTACCACAAGAATTCACTCACAAGGTAATATCCAAACCACAGATAAAAACACAGACTTAGCGATCAATGGTGATGGATTTTTCATCGTATCAAATGATGGTGGTGTAACACAATTTTACACTCGTGCAGGAGATTTTAAAACAGACGCGGTAGGAAATTTCGTAGATAATAATGGCTATACCGTTCAAGGTTGGAACTACAACCAAGAAACAGGTCAGATTGACTCATCTAAATCAGTAGAAGATATAGTTATACCACCAGGTATGAGTATGCCAGCTAGACCAAGCTCTATAGTAAAACTTACAGCAAATCTTGATAGTGGTAATACTCTAGGTTCAAATGCTTCAGCTAAAAGACCTATCTATGCTCTTGATTCTACTCATGGTAGAAGAGATGATACAGGAACAGCTATAGATGAAAATGATACAGGTCACACTGAATTTTACACTACTTCTAAAACCGGAGCTCAAGTAACCGAAAAAGGTGTAGATATGGGCGTAGTGTTTAACGCTAAGGGCGAAGGTTTAAATTTAAGAGAAGGTCAAGGTATATGGGTGAGTTATGCTGATGCAAAACATACTTCAAATATCGCTATGAGCCCAGATTTACCTACAGAACAGGCACAAATGCAAGATAATACTCAATATACTTTTTGGGGTTTCAAAGATGCAAATGGAGATTCACATCCAGCAAAATTAAATATTACTATCAATGGGGTGAATATACAAGCTGAAGGTGTAGGAAGGGATACTTTTTTAAATGCTATCAATGCAAAAACAGCTGAAACGGGTGTGGTAGCTTCTATAGTAGATGGTAAAATCACTTTTACTAATGATAATAGCACAGGAACAACTTCTAAATCAAAAAATTTAAATATACAAATTCATGCAGATACCACAGCAGGTGCTCAAGTTGAAACAAGAGCTAATGCAAGTACAGGTGATGTAGCCACTCCGCCTCTTTTAACAGCAAATGGAACAGCTGATAGGGCATGGCTTGGGACAGATGATGGGCAACCAAATGGTGCAGCTAAGATGAATGTTCAGGTTGTAACGGCCCATGAGTATATTTATAGTAAAAATGGTGTAGATATAGGGGCTAATCCAAATCCAACTAATAATCCACCTCAAAATATGCCAACTATGAATGGACAAAGAGTTTTTCATACTACTGAAGACTTAAGAGAGCTTTTGCAAAGAGATGCGAGATGGGGTGTAGATTATGATGGAGATGGAACTTTAGAAGGTGCACAAAATAATGGTGGTTTTGGTGATGATGCTAATCCTTTAGTAGAAGTAGTGGTTGAAAGTGATGGTAGATTTAAAATTACTAATCCTAAAGGAGATAATTCTAAAGATATGACCTTTAAAGTTACAGGTTATTCTAATGAAACTAATAAAATCGCCACTAATGATAAATTCACAGCGATGTTTAGTGCTTTAGATGGAAATTTCAATGCAGGAAATAATGAGAAGTATTCTCAAGATATGTATTTATCAGCTCATACTGCAAGTATAGAAATTTTTGACTCATTAGGAAGCAGACATGAGCTAACAGTGCAATTTACCAAACAAACTAAAACAGCAGATGGTGGTGCTGAATGGTCTATCATCATCTCAGTACCTGAGCCTGCAGAGATTAATTTTAGCGGAGATGGTGCACCAGGAAATATAGTAGTAGGAAATTTAAGATTTGGTAATGATGGTTCGCTTCAAAGTTATACGCCAAATGTATTAAATTTTACAGGAAATAATGGTTCAAAACCTGATCAAGTAGTAAAACTTGACTTTGGAACAACTGGAGCTTTTGATGGTTTAACAAGCTATGATAAAGATTCAGCTACTACTAAACAAGAAACAGATGGTTACACAGGGGGTAACTTAAAGCCAGATGCATTAAGAACTGATGAGAATGGTTATATTTATGGAGAATTTACTAATGGTAAAACTCTAGCTTTAGCTAAAGTTGCCCTAGCATCTTTCCCAAATAACATGGGTCTTGAAGAAATAGGAAATAATCTTTTCAAAGCCACTGCAAATTCAGGAAATGCAACCATAGGCCATGCTGGTGAAGGTGGTAGAGGGGGCTTGAAATCTTCGGCAATAGAAATGTCGAACGTGGATTTAAGTCGTGCTTTAACTGAACTTATCGTAATACAAAGGGGTTATCAAGCTAACTCAAAAACAATTACAACAAGCGATCAGCTTTTAAATACTTTACTTCAATTAAAACAATAA
- a CDS encoding multidrug effflux MFS transporter — MQKRTQIKGFEKLKLIIILAFLSSIAPLSTDMYLPALNEVEKSFQTNSFYTQLSLASFFIAFSLGQLFYGPLSDVYGRKKPLYIGIFIFVSSSIACVLVDSIHAFIALRFFEALGGCVGVVVARAIVNDVFELKEAAGIYALMMVFTSLAPMLSPTFGGILLEFFSWRSIFLTLFILGFILFLLVIFALKESNHNTEGKKFNHKEVAKSYKKILKDRRFVVYLFCGNLIFAGFFAYLTGSSFVFTRVFELSEQQYAMLFGINALGFVVFANINARLALRYSPYYILPRAFISVAFLACLLILGATFELGFLAFELPLFFIIASLGFILPNTTTLAMARSKQNAGSASALLGAAQFAMAGFMAFLVSLLNANTPILLASILGICTFLGAVFYLSLINKRKFGKIKRKLSAISRT; from the coding sequence ATGCAAAAACGCACACAAATTAAAGGTTTTGAAAAATTAAAACTCATTATCATACTGGCATTTTTATCATCTATTGCACCACTTTCAACTGATATGTATTTACCTGCTTTAAATGAAGTAGAAAAAAGTTTTCAAACAAATTCTTTCTATACTCAACTTTCCCTTGCAAGCTTTTTTATAGCTTTTTCTTTAGGGCAGCTTTTTTATGGACCACTAAGTGATGTATATGGTAGAAAAAAACCTTTATATATTGGGATTTTTATTTTTGTTTCTTCAAGTATAGCTTGTGTTTTAGTTGATTCTATACATGCTTTTATAGCTTTGCGTTTTTTTGAAGCCTTAGGAGGTTGTGTGGGTGTTGTAGTAGCAAGAGCTATAGTAAATGATGTCTTTGAACTTAAAGAAGCAGCAGGAATTTATGCATTAATGATGGTTTTTACCTCCTTAGCTCCTATGCTCTCGCCTACCTTTGGAGGGATTTTACTTGAATTTTTTTCGTGGCGTAGTATATTTTTGACATTATTTATCTTAGGTTTTATTTTATTTTTACTTGTTATTTTTGCTTTAAAAGAAAGTAACCATAACACAGAAGGTAAAAAATTTAATCACAAAGAAGTTGCAAAAAGTTACAAAAAGATTTTAAAAGATCGCCGTTTTGTAGTGTATTTATTTTGTGGGAATTTAATATTTGCAGGGTTTTTTGCTTATTTAACAGGCTCATCTTTTGTTTTTACACGCGTTTTTGAGCTTAGTGAACAACAATATGCTATGCTTTTTGGCATTAATGCTTTAGGTTTTGTAGTTTTTGCAAATATTAATGCAAGATTAGCTCTTAGGTATTCGCCTTATTATATTTTACCTAGAGCTTTTATTAGCGTGGCTTTTTTAGCTTGTTTATTGATACTTGGAGCAACTTTTGAGCTTGGATTTTTAGCTTTTGAGCTTCCTTTGTTTTTTATCATTGCAAGTTTAGGTTTTATTCTGCCAAACACCACTACTTTGGCTATGGCAAGATCAAAACAAAACGCAGGTAGCGCTTCAGCACTTTTAGGTGCAGCTCAGTTTGCAATGGCTGGTTTCATGGCATTTTTAGTTAGTCTTTTAAATGCAAACACTCCTATACTTTTAGCAAGTATTTTAGGTATTTGTACTTTTTTAGGAGCTGTTTTTTATCTAAGTTTAATCAATAAAAGAAAATTTGGAAAAATAAAAAGAAAGTTAAGTGCGATTTCTCGCACTTAA
- a CDS encoding NifU family protein, with amino-acid sequence MPFSDDELIEPVKASLAKTMHILENDGGGLDFLGVKNGVVYVKLTGACHGCPASGTTLKYGLEKQLKIDIHPDITIVNLAGGESEFAKL; translated from the coding sequence ATGCCTTTTAGTGATGATGAGCTAATTGAACCCGTAAAGGCAAGTTTGGCTAAAACTATGCATATTTTAGAAAATGATGGCGGTGGGCTTGACTTTTTAGGAGTCAAAAATGGTGTTGTTTATGTAAAATTAACTGGAGCTTGTCATGGCTGTCCAGCAAGCGGAACAACTTTAAAATATGGTTTAGAAAAACAACTTAAAATTGATATACATCCAGATATTACCATAGTAAATTTAGCAGGTGGAGAAAGCGAATTTGCAAAATTATAA
- a CDS encoding histidine kinase, which produces MQNYKKIAIECFYNKDFKNAKMYFSLAYQKRKNKRLLTFINICDLALKSPEEAFVFFEFFLQNYKNSKVDVDIEKLINLSQSVQFEEDSEDFDGLSYQDFLLSEAKVGFKQALENVIISNKLIINDKEDFVDFLEKLLEYGYKDMLVAYMEDVSAHFYSNYRFIKLSEKIKELKYDSKD; this is translated from the coding sequence TTGCAAAATTATAAAAAAATAGCCATAGAGTGTTTTTATAACAAAGATTTTAAAAACGCTAAAATGTATTTTTCATTAGCGTATCAAAAGCGTAAAAATAAAAGATTATTAACTTTTATAAATATTTGTGATTTGGCATTAAAAAGCCCTGAAGAAGCTTTTGTATTTTTTGAATTTTTTCTTCAAAATTATAAAAATTCAAAAGTAGATGTAGATATCGAAAAACTCATCAATTTAAGTCAAAGCGTGCAGTTTGAAGAAGATAGTGAAGATTTTGATGGTTTGAGCTATCAAGATTTTTTACTAAGTGAAGCAAAAGTTGGTTTTAAACAAGCTTTAGAAAATGTTATAATATCTAATAAACTTATAATAAATGACAAAGAAGATTTTGTGGATTTTTTAGAAAAGCTTTTAGAGTATGGTTATAAAGATATGCTTGTAGCTTATATGGAAGATGTTTCAGCACATTTTTATTCTAATTATAGATTTATCAAGCTTAGTGAAAAAATCAAGGAATTAAAATATGATAGTAAAGATTAA
- a CDS encoding UDP-N-acetylmuramoyl-L-alanyl-D-glutamate--2,6-diaminopimelate ligase, which translates to MIVKIKNTFISDNSNECEKGCFFLKTTQNEKFLNQALEKEAKVISVDECKKLLNIDENIKIIGITGTNGKTTTAGAIYSILLDLGYKCALMGTRGSFINDKNITPKGLTTAPILQTLEFLSLASKEKCEFLIMEVSSHALVQNRIEGLEFKAKIFTNITQDHLDFHQNFQNYQVAKESFFTDECMKFINKDAKTINFNVKGAFTYGVENPSYYHTKAYALKNGIEAVVNFGKETFMIDSSLVGLFNLYNLLAASACVNELVKPNLKELEKAISNFGGIEGRMQVVAKDVIVDFAHTPDGIEKVLDALKYRDLIVVFGAGGDRDKTKRPLMAKIAKHYAKKLIITSDNPRFEEPMDIIEDILNGIEKDENVLVECDRKEAIKKALELKTKNDFVVILGKGDETYQEIKGVKYPFNDKEVVLEILKEGK; encoded by the coding sequence ATGATAGTAAAGATTAAAAATACTTTCATTAGTGATAATTCTAACGAATGCGAAAAAGGATGTTTTTTTCTAAAAACTACTCAAAATGAAAAATTTCTCAATCAAGCTTTAGAAAAAGAAGCAAAAGTCATAAGTGTAGATGAGTGTAAAAAGCTTTTAAATATAGATGAAAATATTAAAATCATAGGTATTACAGGTACAAATGGCAAGACAACTACTGCTGGGGCTATTTATTCTATCTTGCTTGATTTGGGTTATAAATGTGCCTTGATGGGAACTAGAGGTAGTTTTATAAATGATAAAAATATCACTCCAAAAGGTCTAACTACTGCACCTATTTTACAAACTTTAGAGTTTTTATCTTTGGCAAGCAAGGAAAAATGTGAATTTTTAATCATGGAAGTAAGTTCACATGCGTTGGTGCAAAATCGTATAGAAGGACTTGAATTTAAGGCCAAAATTTTTACCAATATTACTCAAGATCATTTAGATTTTCATCAAAATTTCCAAAATTATCAAGTTGCAAAAGAAAGCTTTTTTACTGATGAGTGTATGAAATTTATCAACAAAGATGCAAAAACTATAAATTTTAATGTCAAAGGTGCTTTTACTTATGGAGTAGAAAATCCAAGCTATTATCACACAAAGGCTTATGCTTTAAAAAATGGTATAGAAGCTGTGGTAAATTTTGGTAAAGAAACTTTTATGATTGATTCTTCTTTGGTAGGACTTTTTAATCTTTATAATCTTTTAGCAGCAAGTGCTTGTGTGAATGAGCTTGTTAAACCAAATTTAAAAGAACTCGAAAAAGCCATTAGTAATTTTGGTGGTATAGAGGGTAGAATGCAAGTAGTTGCAAAAGATGTGATTGTAGATTTTGCTCATACGCCAGATGGTATAGAAAAAGTTTTAGATGCTTTAAAATATCGTGATTTGATTGTGGTTTTTGGAGCAGGGGGAGATAGAGATAAAACTAAGCGTCCATTAATGGCTAAAATTGCCAAGCATTATGCTAAAAAACTTATCATAACAAGCGATAATCCTCGTTTTGAAGAGCCTATGGATATTATAGAAGATATTTTAAATGGTATAGAAAAAGATGAAAATGTTTTGGTAGAATGCGATAGAAAAGAAGCGATTAAAAAAGCATTAGAGCTTAAAACGAAAAATGATTTTGTGGTAATTTTAGGTAAAGGTGATGAAACTTATCAAGAGATTAAGGGTGTAAAATATCCTTTTAATGATAAAGAAGTAGTGTTAGAGATATTAAAAGAAGGAAAATAA
- a CDS encoding YbaB/EbfC family nucleoid-associated protein produces the protein MFENMDFSKMGELLTKAQEKANELEQEALKKEFSAKSGGGLVKVSANGKGEIIDINIDDSLLEDKESMQILLIAAMNDVMKMVEQNKKSMASNLFSGMGML, from the coding sequence ATGTTTGAAAATATGGACTTTTCTAAAATGGGCGAGCTTTTAACCAAGGCTCAAGAAAAAGCAAATGAATTAGAGCAAGAAGCTTTAAAAAAAGAATTTAGTGCAAAAAGTGGTGGTGGTTTAGTAAAAGTTAGCGCTAATGGAAAAGGTGAAATTATCGATATAAACATTGATGATTCTTTGCTAGAAGATAAAGAATCTATGCAAATTTTATTAATAGCAGCAATGAATGATGTGATGAAAATGGTAGAACAAAATAAAAAATCAATGGCTAGTAATTTATTTAGCGGAATGGGAATGCTATGA
- a CDS encoding DUF7488 domain-containing protein produces the protein MRILLCILGIACVLFAVPRPTFNDFLGCYEKNKASMLIYEGLPAFALNENTLAVVKTKNAKLNSYTKYDPFLNLYLVKTDFSLIPAPMGDEEELTRNSWVGILDNNKSYIGHLKYFGQSLTERDQLDFTSKIGELNSPCCKMLGITLEDGKLIGNRYLKHFAKYPDAYWGDIGVDFDMRDGKIYVKNVRKNGQFLINDELVSVDGQVYDDIRKLNEKILFADRGATLYFNMLRDNKDVNISTAVFDKDLGVFAKPKKVTPVKPTSFYSNLGLRVDAKMNVTEVTPNSKAQMAGFLKGDKILRINNQIINNFNELQAILAQANTFDVLVSRQASNIPSAKNNDFERFNKGYFDFFIRLNK, from the coding sequence ATGAGAATTTTACTTTGTATTTTGGGTATAGCTTGTGTGCTTTTTGCTGTGCCAAGACCGACTTTTAATGATTTTTTGGGTTGTTATGAAAAAAACAAAGCTAGTATGCTAATTTATGAGGGTTTGCCTGCTTTTGCTTTAAATGAAAATACTTTAGCGGTGGTAAAAACAAAAAACGCAAAATTAAATAGTTATACAAAATATGATCCGTTTTTAAATTTGTATTTAGTTAAGACAGATTTTAGTTTGATTCCTGCACCTATGGGTGATGAAGAAGAATTAACACGCAATAGTTGGGTAGGAATTTTAGATAATAATAAAAGCTATATAGGACATTTAAAGTATTTTGGACAAAGTTTAACAGAGCGTGATCAGCTTGATTTTACTTCTAAAATCGGAGAGCTTAACTCGCCATGTTGTAAAATGCTTGGTATAACCTTAGAAGATGGCAAGTTAATAGGAAATCGTTATTTAAAACACTTTGCAAAATATCCTGATGCATACTGGGGTGATATAGGTGTAGATTTTGATATGCGTGATGGTAAAATTTATGTAAAAAATGTGCGTAAAAATGGGCAGTTTTTGATAAATGATGAACTTGTAAGTGTAGATGGTCAAGTTTATGATGATATAAGAAAGCTAAATGAGAAAATTTTATTTGCCGATCGTGGAGCAACTTTATATTTTAATATGCTAAGAGATAATAAAGATGTAAATATTTCTACGGCAGTTTTTGATAAAGATTTAGGAGTGTTTGCTAAGCCAAAAAAAGTTACTCCGGTTAAACCGACATCTTTTTATAGTAATTTAGGTTTACGTGTAGATGCGAAAATGAATGTTACAGAAGTCACTCCAAATTCAAAAGCACAAATGGCAGGATTTTTAAAAGGAGATAAAATTTTAAGAATCAATAATCAAATAATCAATAATTTCAATGAACTTCAAGCCATATTGGCTCAAGCTAATACTTTTGATGTTTTAGTTTCAAGACAAGCAAGTAATATACCTTCGGCTAAAAATAATGATTTTGAGCGTTTTAATAAAGGATATTTTGACTTTTTCATAAGGCTTAATAAGTGA